In a single window of the Bacillus clarus genome:
- a CDS encoding cysteine-rich VLP protein translates to MKAETKVKRLIRNTCACYTPKEGNCIYQAKCPFLHSMYYRDREVKFESKRCDYFETHVLPADKELYALYFNEGQGGKVCEVCSGHFVAKGNRAKYCDACRNEVRKRQSRERTRKHRQKIG, encoded by the coding sequence ATGAAAGCAGAAACAAAAGTAAAACGATTAATTCGGAATACATGCGCTTGCTACACTCCGAAAGAAGGTAACTGTATATACCAGGCGAAATGTCCGTTCTTACATTCGATGTACTACCGCGATAGAGAAGTAAAATTCGAAAGCAAGCGTTGTGACTACTTCGAAACCCATGTATTGCCGGCAGATAAAGAATTATATGCGTTGTATTTTAACGAAGGTCAGGGCGGTAAAGTGTGCGAGGTGTGCAGCGGGCATTTTGTCGCTAAAGGCAATCGTGCTAAATACTGTGATGCGTGTCGGAATGAGGTTCGGAAGAGACAGTCGAGGGAGCGTACGAGAAAACACAGGCAGAAAATAGGGTAG
- a CDS encoding phage tail tape measure protein yields the protein MSTNRVEVQLIADITNLQRGMQQATQAVRNFHQAVSQPINIPAPRMPTIPPIPTPPAPAPPNMSAWQNTFQNVGNGVQNMGRRVQSVGQSMTTVFAPAAAASGFFLGKMITAAREFETQTRRAAVLTGGSYNQVKKDILDMAKTSVYSTSQVAAAYAELGAKGFDAAKSTAALPGVLSAAAASGEDLGLVADTVTSALNAFGMEASQSGKVADILAQGANQSAASVLDMNYALKYAAGPANALGISLEELSASIGIMVDAGSTGESAGTALRASMLRLVKPPKEAAKALDKLGVTTTDSNGKMKPLAQLMEELQKGMNGYTDAQKASTMASIFGTEAVSAMLNLMNAGPEKIRSMTKALENSSGASKKAADDMLKGWAGALKMMESAIDANSKTFVDALGPAIEAVANSITGLVNWFASLSGTMQSVVAISAVSVTAFLIIATAVGMMASAIGTTLIPLGMLIGWLGKSAAVAKLASVAMIGLRAAFAFLTGPIGIVIMALTAMGVALTQLYQRNEAFRNGVNSAWDSIKSKVTELSSAFMNFAGPAIDAVVAGFNRLKSAIMSAFSGDFSQLGEIFKTIGPSIAGAIIGGIPGVIISVSRYLPAIAEHLSANKGVILDAITNVFNSIAEFLTGTLPQLIAVGSQIIMSLVNGLVQAVPSILEAMVGVVNTVMQSIATNLPILIEAGMQILQAIITGITQVLPTIIETGLQLILTLIQGIMQMIPTLIPVAITIIETIINGIMSFLPQLVEMGINLLTSLITGITQAIPMVVLAIITVITTLIDAITANLPAIIQAGISILTTLIDGIVKMLPQLIDLAVNLITKVADTLLQNLPAIINAGVKILMALIDGIVKILPQLINAVLTLIAKIVETLIANLPKIIEAGVNILMALIAGIVKVIPQLIVAAVQLIVTLVGELIKNLPKLLEAGVKLIEALIKGILSLLGSLGSAALEIGGKIIDTLKEVDLWDIGVNIIKGLVNGIGSMFSSVWSKMTELGNGIKDKLTGLFSIHSPSRWMRDMIGVNMMQGWINGVDGMKSSVQRTTQQMADWMRPEMLAVDTGTSIPRGVSGLGAYQSAKSTPSMNKSSQYDNQPSRDKQPANISIQLGKQEFARFVDDISGEQEAVKRRREVFKGGR from the coding sequence ATGTCTACAAATCGTGTAGAAGTACAGTTAATAGCGGACATAACTAACTTACAGCGTGGCATGCAACAAGCTACGCAAGCAGTACGAAATTTTCATCAGGCGGTAAGTCAGCCAATAAACATACCGGCACCACGTATGCCTACAATACCGCCGATACCAACACCACCTGCACCAGCGCCACCGAATATGTCAGCGTGGCAAAACACGTTTCAAAATGTAGGTAACGGAGTACAGAATATGGGGCGTAGAGTTCAATCGGTGGGGCAGAGTATGACAACGGTGTTTGCACCAGCCGCAGCTGCATCCGGATTTTTTCTAGGAAAAATGATAACTGCTGCGAGGGAGTTTGAAACCCAAACGAGAAGAGCAGCAGTTCTTACTGGAGGATCATATAACCAGGTAAAAAAGGATATTTTAGACATGGCTAAAACGTCTGTATACTCTACGAGTCAAGTAGCGGCGGCGTATGCCGAGTTAGGAGCGAAGGGTTTTGATGCAGCGAAATCAACCGCAGCATTACCTGGCGTATTATCAGCCGCAGCTGCATCGGGTGAGGATTTAGGTTTAGTTGCGGATACTGTAACTAGTGCGCTTAATGCTTTCGGGATGGAAGCAAGTCAGTCGGGGAAAGTAGCGGACATACTAGCGCAGGGTGCCAATCAGTCAGCTGCGAGTGTACTAGATATGAATTATGCACTAAAGTATGCCGCTGGTCCTGCAAATGCACTAGGCATTTCACTAGAAGAATTATCTGCAAGTATAGGGATCATGGTGGATGCGGGAAGTACCGGAGAAAGTGCCGGGACAGCGTTGAGAGCGTCAATGCTACGACTTGTTAAACCACCGAAAGAAGCAGCGAAAGCATTAGATAAACTCGGAGTAACTACGACTGACTCTAATGGGAAGATGAAGCCACTCGCACAACTAATGGAAGAGTTACAAAAAGGTATGAATGGATACACTGACGCACAAAAAGCATCTACAATGGCGTCTATTTTTGGTACGGAAGCAGTTTCCGCAATGTTAAATCTAATGAACGCCGGCCCAGAGAAAATCAGAAGCATGACCAAAGCACTTGAAAACTCTAGCGGAGCATCGAAAAAAGCAGCTGATGACATGCTAAAAGGTTGGGCTGGTGCGCTAAAGATGATGGAATCGGCAATTGATGCTAATTCTAAAACTTTTGTAGACGCACTTGGACCTGCTATAGAGGCGGTTGCCAATTCTATCACTGGACTAGTTAACTGGTTTGCTAGTTTATCAGGGACTATGCAAAGTGTAGTCGCAATTTCAGCGGTATCTGTAACTGCATTTTTAATAATCGCCACGGCAGTCGGTATGATGGCAAGCGCAATAGGTACTACGCTTATCCCTCTTGGTATGCTTATCGGGTGGCTCGGTAAAAGCGCCGCAGTGGCTAAACTAGCGAGCGTTGCAATGATTGGCTTGCGGGCAGCATTCGCATTTCTAACTGGCCCTATCGGTATAGTAATCATGGCTTTAACGGCGATGGGCGTAGCGTTAACTCAGCTATATCAACGTAACGAAGCTTTCCGTAACGGAGTCAATAGTGCATGGGACTCAATCAAATCGAAAGTGACCGAGTTATCTTCGGCGTTTATGAATTTCGCAGGCCCAGCTATCGACGCAGTGGTCGCAGGATTTAATCGTTTGAAGTCAGCTATTATGTCGGCTTTTTCCGGAGACTTTAGTCAACTAGGTGAGATATTTAAAACGATTGGGCCATCCATTGCGGGAGCGATTATCGGCGGGATTCCAGGAGTAATCATCTCGGTATCTCGTTACTTACCGGCAATCGCGGAACATCTCAGCGCTAACAAAGGCGTTATTTTAGATGCGATTACGAATGTCTTTAATTCTATAGCGGAATTCTTAACTGGTACGCTACCGCAATTAATCGCAGTTGGTTCGCAGATTATCATGTCTCTTGTTAATGGTTTGGTTCAAGCGGTACCGTCGATACTAGAGGCTATGGTCGGTGTGGTTAATACAGTCATGCAGTCGATTGCGACCAATCTACCTATCCTTATCGAAGCCGGTATGCAAATCTTGCAAGCGATAATCACTGGAATTACACAGGTTTTACCAACGATTATCGAGACGGGTTTACAACTTATCCTAACGTTAATTCAAGGGATTATGCAGATGATACCTACGTTAATTCCCGTAGCCATAACGATTATTGAGACAATTATCAACGGAATAATGTCGTTTTTACCGCAGTTAGTCGAGATGGGAATTAACTTGTTGACCTCGTTAATTACTGGGATCACACAGGCTATTCCGATGGTTGTACTAGCGATTATTACGGTGATTACAACGTTGATAGATGCGATTACAGCGAATTTACCTGCGATTATTCAGGCAGGGATTTCGATATTGACTACATTAATAGACGGTATTGTTAAGATGTTACCGCAGTTAATTGATTTAGCAGTCAATTTAATAACGAAAGTCGCCGATACGCTTTTACAAAACCTACCTGCAATTATCAATGCGGGGGTAAAGATACTAATGGCGCTAATAGACGGTATTGTTAAGATATTACCTCAATTAATTAACGCAGTATTAACGCTAATCGCTAAAATCGTGGAGACACTTATCGCTAACTTACCGAAAATCATCGAGGCTGGGGTAAATATTTTAATGGCGTTAATTGCCGGTATTGTTAAGGTAATTCCACAGTTAATAGTAGCGGCAGTTCAATTAATCGTAACTCTCGTTGGCGAGTTAATTAAGAATCTACCGAAGCTACTAGAGGCTGGGGTAAAGTTAATTGAAGCGCTAATCAAAGGTATTCTATCGCTTTTAGGATCGTTAGGAAGTGCCGCACTAGAAATAGGCGGAAAGATAATAGATACGCTTAAAGAAGTTGATCTATGGGATATTGGTGTAAATATCATCAAAGGCCTGGTTAACGGCATTGGCTCGATGTTCAGTTCGGTATGGAGCAAGATGACAGAACTTGGAAACGGAATTAAGGACAAATTAACTGGCTTGTTTTCGATTCATTCACCTTCACGTTGGATGCGCGATATGATCGGCGTCAACATGATGCAAGGCTGGATTAACGGTGTTGACGGAATGAAAAGTTCGGTGCAACGCACGACGCAACAGATGGCGGACTGGATGAGACCGGAAATGTTAGCAGTGGATACCGGTACATCAATTCCGAGAGGAGTAAGCGGATTAGGTGCGTATCAATCGGCTAAATCTACGCCAAGTATGAATAAATCGAGTCAGTACGACAATCAGCCGTCTAGAGATAAGCAACCAGCGAACATTAGCATACAACTCGGTAAGCAAGAGTTTGCGAGATTTGTTGACGATATTAGTGGCGAACAAGAAGCGGTTAAAAGACGTAGAGAAGTATTTAAAGGAGGGCGGTAG